AAGTTCAACCGGTGGTTTTTTACGGGCTGGAAATACAACTTTCTTAGTAGGTATTGAAGAAAATCGTGTTGATGAAGTATTGGATATTATTAAACAGTCTTCCAAGGCGAGAGCCCAATATGTGTCTTCACCTGTGAATTTGGATGTCAGCTTAGATGTCTCTGCTTCTTACCCTGTTAAGGTAGAAGTTGGTGGCGCAACGGTCTTTGTCTTGCCGATTGATCAATTTTATCGTTTCTAATGTGTGACTCTTATGCAAGCGAGTGTTGATCAAATTAAACAACATGTCAACGAATTGATTGCCAGTAACCAGCTTGCCCATGCTTATGCCTTTACAGGTGAAGCTTTTGATCAAAAAGTCGCAGTGACTACATATCTTGTCCAAGGGTTGGCCTGTCCTCATTTCGACGAGGAAGGCCAACCTTGTCAGGCTTGTAGCTTTTGCGAACGGATTAGTAAGCAGCAATATACGGACCTATTCGTTCTTGAACCCGATGGGCAAACGACCCGCGTCGACCAAATTAGACAATTAAAAGATTGGCTCAGTAAAAGCCCGGTTGAATCGGATTTTAAAGTCGCGGTCATCAGTCGTGCTGAAACGATGAACCCCTCAGCAGCCAATGCTTTATTAAAGTTTTTAGAAGAACCCTTGGATAACATTTACATTATTCTTTATACAAACGCCATTGATTTATTGCTCCCAACGATTCAATCGCGGGTGCAAGTTTGGCATTTTGCTAAAGCCGAAAACGAGGAGCGTCTCAATCGCCTATTAGAAGCCAACATAAGACCTAGACATGCTCATATTATTGTTCAATTAGCAACGGATGCTTTGGATCGTTGGATTGAAGGGTATCAAGAAGAGTCGTTTGATCAATGGATTAAAGGGCTTAATTATTTTTATCAAATGCTGATTGAACGCCAACCCCAGGCTTTTATCGTCGTTCAAACGCACTTAAAATCTTTTTTATCCAATCAACAAGCCCAAGATGGCTTAGATTATTTAATGTTACTCAATCATCATTTATTAAAAAAACAAACGACAGCCCATGCGGATGAGGCACGCACAGCCTATGCCTGGCTCGATGATTTAATCCAAAGCAAACAACCAAGTACTCAATCCGTTTTAGAATTGAACCAAGCCTTATTAACAGCTAAACAACAAGTCATGGCTAATGTCAGTGGACAACTAGCTTATGAGGGCATCGCAGTCAGCCAATGTGACTGGAAATAATATAAAGGAGGTGTGTCACTAGTGGAACAATCCGAACTCCAACTACTGCTACAACATATTGAAACCGAACAGAACAAATTAACCGATTCCATGAGCGAATTAAAACGAATGATTAATCGATTAAATGAAGAAAATAATCGTCTACGCATCCAAAATGATACTTTGCTCTCACTGGTGACCGATTCAACTAAGGAAGAACATCCAACAACGACCACGCCTGCCCAAAGCAGTGAAGTCAAAGCCAAAAATGGTCGCGAACGACTACAATCCTTTTATAATGACAACATCCATGTTTGCCATCCCTATTTCGGTTCGCGACGTCAAGAAGGCGAAGAATGTATGTTTTGCCAAGCTGTGCTTGACTCATTAGAAGTCGAATAGTTAACTTAATAGATAATGACATTGAATAATAAGGAGCTTAAAATCGTGATGCCATCAGCTAATACCGTCCCCTTAAAAGCCAACGAACGCATTGATGAATTGATACGTGAACAATTACAAATCATTCAAAGCCGCGACTATTTTACATTCTCGGTGGATGCTGTTTTGTTAGCGGATTTTATAACGGTGGCTAAAACGAAACCGCAACGGATTATAGACTTTTGCACCGGAAATGGCGTCATCCCCTTGTTGCTTAGCCACAAAACTGACAACAAAATTGAAGGCCTTGAAATCCAAGCCGATTTGGTCGATATGGCTCAGCGGAGCCTGACGTTAAATCAACTGAACGATCAAATAACGATTCGTCAAATGGACATTAAAGAATTACAAAAGCCGGCCCACTTGTATGATGTGGTTTCTTGCAATCCGCCTTATTTTCTGGTGGAAGACACCAAAGAAGCCCATCACTTGTCGTCGCACGCCATTGCACGCCATGAAATTCATTTAAGTCTCGAGGATTGGATCGCTAAAGCCGCCCTTATCATGCGTGATCGGGGCAAACTCTTTTTCGTCCACCGACCCAACCGCCTCGATGATATTATGCAAACCCTAAATAAATATCACTTTTCCATCCATAGGATGCGCTTCGTGCACCCCAAAGCGGACAAAAACGCCAACGGCGTCCTCGTTGAAGCGATTTATCGCGGGGGCAATCACGGGGTAAAAATTTTACCCCCGGTGGTGGTGCATGATGCGGATAATCAATATACCGCGGAAATGAAGGCTATTTATTTTGGAGAATAACACGCATTATTTTTATGTTTTATATTGTCAAGATCACAGTTTATATGCTGGCTACACCAATAATTTAACAAAACGTTTGCAAACCCATAATGATGGCAAAGGAGCTAAATATACCCGCGCAAGCCATCGCCGGCCAGTCCATCTGCTTTATGCCGAAGCTTGGCCAACCAAGGAAGCCGCTATGCAAGCCGAATGGCGCTTCAAACAATTGCAACGGCCTGCTAAAGAAGCGTATCTCAAGCGGGAAGGTGTCGCGCAAGTGACTGCGACAGGGGTATTTATTTTGAATCAAAAAAATCTGGATGGGGAGGGGCAAGATGCAAAAACAGAGTAGTTATCGGCAATCGGGCGGATGTTTGTATTTGGTACCGACGCCCATCGGAAATTTAGAGGATATTACCTTGCGTGCGTTAAGGTTATTGAAGGAAGTCGACTATATTTTGGCGGAAGATACGCGTCAAACGATTAAATTATTGAATCATTTTGAGATAACGACAAAATTGTATTCGTTCCATGAACACAGCCGACAAGAAGAAGTGGAGCGACATATCGAAAATTTAGCAGCGGGCCAAACGATCGCCTTGGTGTCGGATGCGGGGATGCCGTTGATTAATGATCCAGGCCACCCCTTGGTACAAGCGGCTTTATCACGTGATTTGCTGGTGGTTGGCTTACCGGGTGCCAATGCGGCTTTAACGGCCTTAATTACCTCGGGCTTGTCGGCGGAGCGCTTTACCTACTATGGTTTTTTCCCTAGACAAACCAAAGAGCAACAGGCCTTATTAGCCTTGGTCGGTGAGCGCGAAGAAACGGCCATTTTTTATGAGTCGCCGTATCGGCTAAAACAGACATTAGCGGCCATGGCCAAGGTATTTAGGCTAGATACGCCAATCGTAGTTGCCCGTGAAATCAGTAAGCAATACGAAGAATATTTACGAGGCTCCTTGGAAGAGTTGTATGCGTATTTTCAAAACCATACGGTTAAAGGTGAAATTGTGCTATTGGTTGAAGGGTTAGCTAAGGCGCGCGCAGAAGATGCAGCGTCCATTAGCGCATTACCCTTGAAAGAACAAGTTGAAAGGGTGATGGAAGAACATCATCTGAGTCCTAAAGAAGCCATTAAACAGGTAGCGAAAACGCAAGGTTTACGGAAACAAGACGTTTATCAGGCTTACCATGGTGAGTGAACGAGTCGTTTGAGTCAAAAGATTGCTGAGAGGAGCGGACGATGTTATATCTTTTTAGTGCAATATTTGCCATTTTAACGATCATAGCCTGGTATATTCAGCGCCCATTTTTACAACCTATCGTGTTTGCGATTTATGGCATCGTCAGTTTAATTTTAGCTGTTTACCAGTCAAGCAGTTGGACCCCTATTTTTGTCGTTCGCTATTTTTTAATGATTATTAGCAGTCTAATTATCGTAGCTATGCCAATCTTTATTCTGTTAATTATGCTGCTACTCATTTATAA
This window of the Fundicoccus culcitae genome carries:
- a CDS encoding cyclic-di-AMP receptor; translation: MKLIIAIVQDQDQNVLSNAFYESNVRATKLSSTGGFLRAGNTTFLVGIEENRVDEVLDIIKQSSKARAQYVSSPVNLDVSLDVSASYPVKVEVGGATVFVLPIDQFYRF
- a CDS encoding initiation control protein YabA — translated: MEQSELQLLLQHIETEQNKLTDSMSELKRMINRLNEENNRLRIQNDTLLSLVTDSTKEEHPTTTTPAQSSEVKAKNGRERLQSFYNDNIHVCHPYFGSRRQEGEECMFCQAVLDSLEVE
- a CDS encoding tRNA1(Val) (adenine(37)-N6)-methyltransferase, producing MPSANTVPLKANERIDELIREQLQIIQSRDYFTFSVDAVLLADFITVAKTKPQRIIDFCTGNGVIPLLLSHKTDNKIEGLEIQADLVDMAQRSLTLNQLNDQITIRQMDIKELQKPAHLYDVVSCNPPYFLVEDTKEAHHLSSHAIARHEIHLSLEDWIAKAALIMRDRGKLFFVHRPNRLDDIMQTLNKYHFSIHRMRFVHPKADKNANGVLVEAIYRGGNHGVKILPPVVVHDADNQYTAEMKAIYFGE
- a CDS encoding GIY-YIG nuclease family protein, whose product is MENNTHYFYVLYCQDHSLYAGYTNNLTKRLQTHNDGKGAKYTRASHRRPVHLLYAEAWPTKEAAMQAEWRFKQLQRPAKEAYLKREGVAQVTATGVFILNQKNLDGEGQDAKTE
- the rsmI gene encoding 16S rRNA (cytidine(1402)-2'-O)-methyltransferase codes for the protein MQKQSSYRQSGGCLYLVPTPIGNLEDITLRALRLLKEVDYILAEDTRQTIKLLNHFEITTKLYSFHEHSRQEEVERHIENLAAGQTIALVSDAGMPLINDPGHPLVQAALSRDLLVVGLPGANAALTALITSGLSAERFTYYGFFPRQTKEQQALLALVGEREETAIFYESPYRLKQTLAAMAKVFRLDTPIVVAREISKQYEEYLRGSLEELYAYFQNHTVKGEIVLLVEGLAKARAEDAASISALPLKEQVERVMEEHHLSPKEAIKQVAKTQGLRKQDVYQAYHGE